The Megachile rotundata isolate GNS110a chromosome 11, iyMegRotu1, whole genome shotgun sequence genome includes a region encoding these proteins:
- the LOC100880065 gene encoding uncharacterized protein LOC100880065 gives MTRCQSLQSYASVAMTDSGSLPWLEQKEQRCPRTTITCGMLPTLRALASKECENSQGTICLVPFDTEMDSASHLQMILLEAYCRETGIKVLRVSRERIRDHLCPGSGDPSCVLISNEDPYFLDPPE, from the exons ATGACACGTTGCCAAAGCTTGCAGTCTTATGCATCCGTCGCGATGACAGACAG TGGTTCATTACCCTGGTTAGAACAAAAAGAACAGAGGTGTCCTAGGACCACGATAACTTGTGGAATGCTGCCAACATTAAGAGCACTGGCATCCAAGGAATGTGAAAACAGTCAAGGCACCATCTGCCTCGTGCCGTTTGATACCGAAATGGATTCAGCCAGCCATCTGCAAATGATCTTGTTAGAGGCTTATTGTCGTGAAACGGGAATCAAAGTATTACGAGTATCCAGAGAGCGGATACGAGATCACTTGTGTCCGGGAAGCGGCGATCCCTCCTGTGTGTTAATCTCCAATGAAGATCCATATTTTCTCGATCCACCGGAATGA